In Fodinibius saliphilus, the sequence ATGACACTGCCATCCTCACCGGACGGGCCAATCGGCCCTTGTGGACCTTCGATCCCTTGGGAGCCTTCAGGTCCCTGCGGACCTTCACAGCTTACTAATGTCAACAAACAAGCTGCTGTTATGAGTAAAAAACTCTTTACGAATAGTTGTCTCAAGGTTGGTACCATAGATATGTACTATAGAGTTGGAGGATATTATGAAAAAACACGTTGGTTACTATACCTATATGCGGGATGGCAATAACAACAGGCTCAAAAAATTCTCAAACACCAATGCCCGTTATCGCGAACCGTCGGTCGGCAAAGAAGCAATCTCCTGTAACAAAGTGTGACCGATGATGGCCGACGGACTAAAATATCCAACCTCCACCATCCTGCCTTCACTCATCACGAATTCCCAATTACCCCGTATCCTGAATCTGCTGCCTTTCAGATACTAGGCGAACCTGTTCCGGGAGATTACTTCGTCGGCAAGCCTCCTCGTAATGACATTGCTTTTATTATTCCCCATCAACGCCTGGCATGGTGAGCGTAGCCGAACCATCTCTTTGAATCGATTGGCACAGGTATAGGGGATGCCCTTTAGATTCTACACCACCGCTTATTCAGTGTTCACCTTTACCTCATCCAGGAAGGGATAATCGGTATAGCCCTCTTCACCGCCGCCATAGAAGGTAGCCGTATCCGGTTCATTCAGCTCCGCATTAATTGCAAAGCGCTTAGGCAAGTCGGGATTGGCCAGAAAGAGCTTGGCAAAGGAGACCATATCGGCCTTGCCTTCTTCAACGATGGCGATCGCCTCCTCGCGGCTGTAATCGCCGTTGGTCATTAACACGCCGTTGTAGAGCGGCCCGTAGGTATCCAGCACATTCTTCGCCAGGTGCTCATGATTACTCAAGTCCGCCAGCGGCTCCACCAGCTCCAGGAAGGCCAGCTCATACTCCTCGTCGAGGCGACGAATGACATACTCATACAGCGCCTTCGACTGCGAATCGTTGTCGGTGTTCATCAGGTTGCTGGGCGACAGGCGCAGCGATGTGCGTTCCGCTCCAACTTCCTCAATGACCGCATTCAGCACCTCAAAAAGAAAGCGGGCGCGGTTTTCGATGGATCCTCCGTATCGGTCGGTGCGATCATTAATGGAGTCATGCAGGAACTGCTCCACCAGGTAGCCGTTGGCCCCGTGGATCTGCACCCCGTCAAAGCCCGCGTCGATGGCATTGCGGGCGCCCCGGCGAAACTCTTCCACCACCTCCACAACCTCATCCGTGGAGAGGGCGCGCGGGGTAGCGGTAGGCTCAAAGCCGTTGGGGGTAAAGGATTTTCCCCCGGCATTTTTGGCAGATGATGAAACAGGGGCGTCGCCGTCCTGGAAATAGGCGTGCGATACGCGGCCCACATGCCAGAGCTGGCAGTACATCACCCCACCCTTCTCGTGCACCCGGTCGAGGACGGTCTTCCAGCCCTTCACTTGTTCCTTGCTGTGGATGCCGGCCGTGTCGATATAGCCCATGCCTTGTTGCGATACCTGGGACCCTTCGGAGAGGATAAGCCCGGCCGAGGCCCGCTGGCTGTAGTACTCGGCGTGGAGGTCGGTGGGCGCATTGGCCTCGTTATGGGCCCGGTTGCGCGTCATCGGCGCCATGGCCAGCCGGTTTGTTAAGGTGTTGTTTCCTACGGTAACAGGGGTAAATAATTTCTGATCAGACATTGCGGTAATTTATTTTCACGTTGAAATATTTCGCTACCACAACGCCTGAAAGTGGCGGAGCATTCCTGCCGGCCGGTCGATTTTTTCAATGGGTGGGATAGAGGGAATTGATGAATTACTTGAAAA encodes:
- a CDS encoding alkene reductase; its protein translation is MSDQKLFTPVTVGNNTLTNRLAMAPMTRNRAHNEANAPTDLHAEYYSQRASAGLILSEGSQVSQQGMGYIDTAGIHSKEQVKGWKTVLDRVHEKGGVMYCQLWHVGRVSHAYFQDGDAPVSSSAKNAGGKSFTPNGFEPTATPRALSTDEVVEVVEEFRRGARNAIDAGFDGVQIHGANGYLVEQFLHDSINDRTDRYGGSIENRARFLFEVLNAVIEEVGAERTSLRLSPSNLMNTDNDSQSKALYEYVIRRLDEEYELAFLELVEPLADLSNHEHLAKNVLDTYGPLYNGVLMTNGDYSREEAIAIVEEGKADMVSFAKLFLANPDLPKRFAINAELNEPDTATFYGGGEEGYTDYPFLDEVKVNTE